CAGCTATGCGTTCACGAGCAGTTTTACGTCCTGCCTGGTGCTGGCGATCTATTCTGTCCTGACCTCCTCCGAGTTCAGCTTCTTTGTTATTTTTATCTAATAAGTTGAATTTTTCTTCTCTTATCTTGTCCATTTTTTCTTTTTTAAATCAGTTTACAGCTATTCTACAATCACTAATGGTTGATTACTATCAATGGCATCACCTTCTTTTACTAAGATTTCTTTTACCACACGGTCCACTTTTACTTTGTATTCGCTTTGCATCTTCATAGCTTCAACAATAACAACGGTGGTTCCTTCTGGAATTTCATCTCCCACCTTAACTGGGATACTCACCACTTTACCAGGCATTGGACTGCTGATGGCTTTATCTCCATCATCGGCATCTTCGCCACCGCGGTTCATTAAATATCGAGTTTCGGCATCAATAATACTGATGTCAAAGGTCTCTTCATAGGTATTCACTGTAAATTCTTTGGCATTATTTCCTTCTACCAATTCCACATTATAGGAACGGTTGTCTTTTAGGATGGAATAAACACCTTTTTCCACTTCCAATACATCAAGATTGTATACTTTTTCATCAACCTTAATCTGGATTTTGTTTCCATCGCGACTCATCAGCTTCACTTTAGCATAACGTTCGCCTACTTTTACTTCTAACATAATTTTTATTTAGGTTGAAATTATAATCTTAATATACTTCTCTTTCTTCCGAAGTCTTTCCAGTTCTTGGCCATATTTTTCTTGATGGGTTCTGGCTGCATTTTATCTAATTTATCTGTGTAATTAATAAATGCAGTAATGATGGCCACGTCCTCATTATCGCCCTCATAAACCGGTTGGGTCATAAGGAAGTCAAAATTATCCTCAACAAAATGAGTGTTATATTTCCCATTAACAAAATCAGGGGTTTCCATAATTCGTTCTAAGAATTTCATGGAAGTTTTAATGCCTGTAATCTTATAATTATAAAGGGCTCTTCTCATTCTTTCAATGGCTTCTTCACGAGTTTCAGCCCATGCAATCAGTTTCGAAATCATAGGGTCATAAAATATAGGGATTTCAAATCCTTCATAAACATAGCCATCATGACGAATGCCAAGACCTAAAGGTTCGCTCATATGCTTGATGACTCCAGGGCTAGGCATGAAATTATTTTCGGCATCCTCCGCATAAATTCTACATTCTATGGCATGACCATTTTGACGTAGTTCTTCTTGTTTCAGTTTAAGAACTTCATTATTGGCAATATTGATCTGCTGTTTCACCAAGTCCACTCCAACTACTCTTTCAGTAATGGGATGTTCCACTTGAAGTCTGGTATTCATTTCTAAGAAATAGTAATTCAGGTCATTATCGGTAATAAACTCAATTGTACCTGCACCTGAATAATTTACTGCCATGGCAGCTGCCACTGCATGTTTTCCCATTTCTTCTCTTACTTTTGCAGTCATAATAGGAGAGGGCGTTTCCTCCACTACTTTCTGATGTCTTCTTTGTACCGAGCATTCTCTTTCAAATAGGTGAACGGCATTTCCATGGTTATCGGCTAAAATTTGGAATTCGATATGGTGAGGTGAATCAATATATTTCTCAATATAAACAGCATCATTGCTAAAAGAATTCAAGGCTTCGGAACGAGCAGCTCTAATGGAACTTAAAATCTCAGATTCTTTCTTCACCAACCTCATTCCTTTACCACCACCACCAGCAGAGGCTTTAATCATCACCGGAAGGCCTATTTCATGAATGGTTTTAATGGCTTCATCTTCGTCAACAATAGGTTCAGTCGTACCTGGCACTACTGGAACACCAGCAGCAATCATCTTTTTACGGGAAGTGATTTTGTCTCCCATGGTATTTATCGCATGAGAATCGGGTCCGATAAATACAATACCTTCTGCTTTGCATCTATCGCTAAATTCTGCATTCTCTGATAAGAAACCATAACCAGGATGTATAGCATCAGCTCCTGATTTTTTAGCTACATCAATAATTTTGTCAATAACCAAATAGCTTTCAGAGGAGGGTGAGGGGCCAATGTGATAAGCTTCATCGGCATATCTCACGTGCATGGAAGAACGATCGGCATCTGAAAAAACAGCAACTGATCGAATATCCATCTCGCGGCAGGAACGCATTACTCTGATGGCAATTTCACCCCTGTTCGCGACAAGTACTTTTTTTATCATATTTATAAAGTATTTTCTTCACTACAAAAGTTGTAGCAAAATAGGTTTTAAGAAAATAGGTTGTTTATATAGGTTTTTTGTGCGGTAAAGATAAATAATTTTTTATTTTATTCTTATTTAGTCTAAATAGGTCTGCGTTTTTTTATAATATTTTAATAGAATTTTTTTGACAAAACCATATGTTACTGATATTAAGTGTGATATCAAAATACACAATTTATATGTTTTTTTAGATGATTGTTTTACCTTTGTACCACGTTTAATAGGAATTAAATTACTTAAATAATACAAAAATGAAAAAATCAATTAAAATTCTTTTCAGTCTAGCTTTGGTTTTGCCAATGATGGCATTTGCTATGATTAATAACCCAAATGATGCTACGAATATGAATCCTGTTGGGGATGATATAGAAGCTGGAAAAGCTTTATTCCAAGCTAAAGCATGTTTTGCATGTCATGGCATGAATGCAGAAGGAAATGCATTAGGTCCAAATATGACTGATAATTTTACAAAACATGGTTGTAGTGAAGAAGAGATTATTAGTGTTATTAATAAAGGTGTTGCTGGAACAGCAATGGTCCCTTACGAGGCACAGTTAAAACCAGAGGAAGTTAAAGCATTGGCTAAGTTTATAGTTAGTTTAAAAGGTTCTAATCCTGCAAATGCAAAAGCTGCTGAAGGCGAAGAGTGTAAATAATTGAAAAAAATAGAATAAGAGCGAATATGTTTATCATCAACGTATTCGCTCTTTTTTGATCATGGCAAAAGAAAACCAAAAATGTATTCACTGTGGTGAGGATTGCGGTAAATACCCCATTATGTGGGAAGAGAAACCATTTTGTTGTAATGGTTGTAAGACAGTCTATCAATTACTCAATGAGAATAAACTCTATACTTATTATGAGATGGAGAAAAATCCTGGAGTTAGAGTGGATGAGCCTGAATTTGGGACTAAATTTGCTTACCTTGATGATGAAACAATAAAAGAAAAGCTCTTAGAATTTAAAGATGGCGATTATTCCAAAATCACGTTTTATATTCCCGCTATCCATTGTAGCTCTTGTATTTGGCTTCTAGAGCATTTAAACACCTTAAACTCTGGAATTACCTATTCCATGGTAAATTTCGTTAAAAAAGAAGTGAGTGTCACTTTTAAGGAGGAACTCATCAGCCTTCGGCAAATTGTTGAACTTTTGGCCAGTATCCATTATACACCAATGATTACTTTGGATAATATGGATAAAAAATCGGCGAAAAAAGAAGACCGAAAACTACTTTTTAAATTAGGGGTAGCTGGTTTTGCCTTTGGTAATATTATGCTTCTAAGTTTTCCCGATTATTTGGCTGGAGAACAAGGAGTAGAGCCTGCTTTGCAACGATTCTTTAATTTCTTAAACCTATTGTTCGCCCTTCCTGTACTCATTTATA
The DNA window shown above is from Lentimicrobium sp. L6 and carries:
- a CDS encoding biotin/lipoyl-containing protein; translated protein: MLEVKVGERYAKVKLMSRDGNKIQIKVDEKVYNLDVLEVEKGVYSILKDNRSYNVELVEGNNAKEFTVNTYEETFDISIIDAETRYLMNRGGEDADDGDKAISSPMPGKVVSIPVKVGDEIPEGTTVVIVEAMKMQSEYKVKVDRVVKEILVKEGDAIDSNQPLVIVE
- the accC gene encoding acetyl-CoA carboxylase biotin carboxylase subunit; its protein translation is MIKKVLVANRGEIAIRVMRSCREMDIRSVAVFSDADRSSMHVRYADEAYHIGPSPSSESYLVIDKIIDVAKKSGADAIHPGYGFLSENAEFSDRCKAEGIVFIGPDSHAINTMGDKITSRKKMIAAGVPVVPGTTEPIVDEDEAIKTIHEIGLPVMIKASAGGGGKGMRLVKKESEILSSIRAARSEALNSFSNDAVYIEKYIDSPHHIEFQILADNHGNAVHLFERECSVQRRHQKVVEETPSPIMTAKVREEMGKHAVAAAMAVNYSGAGTIEFITDNDLNYYFLEMNTRLQVEHPITERVVGVDLVKQQINIANNEVLKLKQEELRQNGHAIECRIYAEDAENNFMPSPGVIKHMSEPLGLGIRHDGYVYEGFEIPIFYDPMISKLIAWAETREEAIERMRRALYNYKITGIKTSMKFLERIMETPDFVNGKYNTHFVEDNFDFLMTQPVYEGDNEDVAIITAFINYTDKLDKMQPEPIKKNMAKNWKDFGRKRSILRL
- a CDS encoding c-type cytochrome; the encoded protein is MKKSIKILFSLALVLPMMAFAMINNPNDATNMNPVGDDIEAGKALFQAKACFACHGMNAEGNALGPNMTDNFTKHGCSEEEIISVINKGVAGTAMVPYEAQLKPEEVKALAKFIVSLKGSNPANAKAAEGEECK